One window of Arvicola amphibius chromosome 6, mArvAmp1.2, whole genome shotgun sequence genomic DNA carries:
- the Nbl1 gene encoding neuroblastoma suppressor of tumorigenicity 1 yields MLWVLVRAVLPVMLLAAPPPINKLALFPDKSAWCEAKNITQIVGHSGCEAKSIQNRACLGQCFSYSVPNTFPQSTESLVHCDSCMPAQSMWEIVTLECPGHEEVPRVDKLVEKIVHCSCQACGKEPSHEGLSVYVQGEDGLGSQPGPHPHPHPHPHPGGQTPEPEEPPGAPQVEEEGAED; encoded by the exons ATGCTTTGGGTCCTGGTGAGGGCTGTCCTCCCTGTCATGCTGCTGGCTGCCCCACCGCCCATCAACAAGCTGGCCCTGTTTCCGGACAAGAGTGCTTGGTGCGAGGCCAAGAACATCACGCAGATTGTGGGCCACAGCGGTTGTGAGGCCAAGTCTATCCAGAACAG GGCGTGCCTGGGACAGTGCTTCAGCTACAGCGTCCCCAACACCTTTCCGCAGTCCACAGAGTCCTTGGTTCACTGTGACTCCTGCATGCCGGCCCAGTCCATGTGGGAGATT GTGACCTTGGAGTGTCCTGGCCACGAGGAGGTGCCCAGGGTGGACAAGCTGGTGGAGAAGATTGTGCACTGCAGCTGCCAGGCCTGCGGCAAGGAGCCCAGTCACGAGGGCCTGAGCGTCTACGTGCAGGGTGAAGATGGCCTGGGCTCCCAGCCTGGaccgcacccccacccccacccccacccccaccccggtgGCCAGACCCCCGAGCCCGAAGAACCTCCTGGAGCCCCTCAGGTTGAGGAAGAGGGGGCTGAGGACTGA